In Rhodamnia argentea isolate NSW1041297 chromosome 11, ASM2092103v1, whole genome shotgun sequence, one genomic interval encodes:
- the LOC115735754 gene encoding B3 domain-containing protein Os01g0723500-like, with the protein MEALRTEHELGSIRKMKMNSFFKLILQREPMQGLKIPPKFARLFSEELPCRLILKGPSGENWNAKLCKNVTGLYIHDGWREFHIDNSLGNKEFLLFQYDGKRSFEVHIYDPTGLERINVPVTKGKETNFHSWKSPRGRPRKCPVCSGNLPQSTYFNSQEGQNQEVELNKLEIINREEEEMDLCAVRMSSEPRKHKRRNKLGKLTAGLSVSKSTFRCHSIEKQKNASHFEVNARVRAIEEMLTSTFPYFMTYMKMFSLRQAKMLYIPRAFAQVHMPREWEDVVLRNLEGNTWNVVCLENDNRRFFSGGWSAFIEDNKLATGDVCLFERLSNKEFLVTIFQSPETLTA; encoded by the exons ATGGAGGCTCTCCGAACAGAACACGAGTTGGGCTCAATACGCAAGATGAAGATGAACAGCTTCTTCAAGTTGATCCTTCAGAGAGAACCCATGCAAGGGCTG AAAATCCCGCCAAAGTTTGCGAGGCTTTTTTCTGAAGAGCTTCCCTGTAGATTGATCTTAAAGGGCCCATCTGGTGAAAATTGGAATGCCAAATTATGCAAGAACGTCACTGGCCTGTATATACATGATGGATGGCGAGAGTTTCACATAGACAACTCCCTTGGAAACAAGGAGTTCCTGCTATTTCAGTATGATGGGAAGAGAAGCTTTGAAGTGCATATTTACGATCCGACTGGATTGGAGAGAATCAATGTTCCTgttacaaaaggaaaagaaacaaacttTCATAGTTGGAAAAGCCCAAGAGGCAGACCCAGAAAGTGCCCTGTTTGCTCCGGAAATCTCCCTCAGTCAACATATTTCAACTCTCAGG AGGGGCAAAATCAGGAAGTCGAGCTTAACAAGCTTGAGATAATCAacagagaggaagaggaaatgGATCTTTGTGCTGTTAGAATGAGTTCAGAGCCCCGCAAGCACAAACGGAGGAACAAGCTTGGAAAACTCACCGCGGGTTTGTCAGTATCCAAATCGACGTTTAGGTGCCATTCTATTGAGAAGCAGAAGAATGCTTCTCACTTTGAGGTAAATGCAAGGGTTAGAGCAATAGAAGAGATGCTTACTTCTACGTTCCCCTACTTCATGACTTACATGAAAATGTTCAGTCTTAGGCAGGCGAAAATGCTG TATATTCCACGCGCCTTTGCTCAAGTGCATATGCCACGGGAATGGGAGGACGTTGTCCTGCGAAATCTGGAAGGGAACACTTGGAATGTCGTTTGCTTGGAAAATGACAACCGGCGTTTCTTTTCTGGTGGGTGGTCAGCCTTTATCGAAGACAACAAGCTAGCGACTGGAGATGTATGCCTGTTCGAGCGTCTCTCCAACAAGGAATTCCTAGTCACCATATTTCAATCACCGGAAACTTTGACTGCATGA
- the LOC115735978 gene encoding B3 domain-containing protein At2g35310-like, translated as MSRVQDERDSFCKLILQREPVQHLRIPPEFSRLYYHELPDAVIFKGPSGNEWPATLHKDIDLVYVRDDGWRNFFRDNDLGNGEFLTFQYDGKNCFKVQVFDPTGVERLNVAGAKSTGTKNPRGRRPRGRPRKHPIGSRILPLSKSSNSQGKHNPELEQNKLEKIQVEESLSKLNEEEMDLPDVRMSLEPNKSKNKNKERQVKAGKLAPRFLVCKSRFLGRSLEKNASSSEENARVGAVKKTFTSDFPFFMSYMRRSIVEKEKWLPVPPKFAK; from the exons ATGAGTCGGGTTCAGGACGAGAGAGACAGCTTCTGCAAGTTGATCCTCCAAAGGGAACCTGTGCAACACCTG AGAATTCCGCCAGAGTTTTCGAGGCTCTATTATCATGAACTTCCTGATGCAGTGATCTTTAAGGGCCCATCAGGCAACGAATGGCCTGCCACGTTACATAAGGACATTGATCTCGTGTACGTACGGGATGATGGATGGCGGAATTTTTTCAGAGACAACGATCTAGGAAACGGTGAGTTCTTGACTTTCCAGTATGATGGGAAGAATTGCTTCAAAGTGCAGGTTTTTGATCCCACTGGAGTGGAGAGACTTAATGTTGCCGGTGCTAAAAGCACGGGAACTAAGAATCCTAGGGGGCGTAGACCAAGAGGCAGACCCCGAAAGCATCCCATTGGCTCCCGCATTCTCCCTCTGTCAAAATCTTCCAACTCTCAGG GCAAGCATAATCCTGAACTTGAGCAAAACAAGCTGGAGAAAATCCAAGTGGAGGAAAGCCTGAGCAAGTTaaatgaagaagaaatggaCCTTCCTGATGTTAGGATGAGTTTGGAGCccaacaaaagcaaaaacaaaaacaaggaaAGGCAGGTCAAAGCTGGAAAACTTGCTCCACGTTTCCTGGTTTGCAAATCGAGATTCCTCGGTCGCTCTTTAGAGAAGAATGCTTCTAGTTCGGAGGAAAATGCAAGGGTGGGAGCAGTAAAAAAGACTTTTACTTCGGATTTTCCCTTCTTCATGAGTTATATGAGAAGGTCCATTGTGGAGAAAGAGAAATGGCTG CCTGTTCCGCCAAAGTTTGCTAAATAA
- the LOC115735795 gene encoding pollen-specific leucine-rich repeat extensin-like protein 3: MGTRVNMTASGCFLLLSLLLASLSTLSHALSDAEASYIARRQLLSLKENDDLPEDFEYEVDIKVTFANQRLRRAYIALQAWKKAMYSDPFNTTGNWVGPHVCAYNGVFCAPALDDPNLSVVAGVDLNHADIAGYLPAELGLLTDTALFHLNSNRFCGIIPKSLSKLQLMHEFDVSSNRFVGPFPEVVLSWPGVKYLDLRFNDFEGKLPPQLFLKDLDAVFLNNNRFTAGIPDTIGQSTASALTFAHNKFTGCIPRTIGNMSNLNEIVFLKNDLGGCFPEEIGLLDNLTLFDASHNSFVGDLPKSFSSLDGVQVLDVSHNKLTGLVSEKICKLPTLLNFTFSYNYFTKEDEACVPSSHEETALDDGGNCLPNRPRQKLTKTCFPVVSKPVDCSKNKCRGGGGGGSGGGGDGSGAPSPTSQSPIIRTRPSAPPKPRVPSPPKTKAPSPPKQAPTTPEPQVPAPSTPKSQAPTPSSSPNPKSPSTSFASPPQASIPSEPDEPPASAPSPTDKGGFPRARPPKAAPQPAPSAKPSPEPSPESEQSPKPSPEPGHGSSPRSGGRVHSPPPPPPPPAQSPPPPPVQSPPPPPPVYSPPPPPPVYSPPPPPVHSPPPPSPSPSPPPPPVHSPPPPVHSPPPPPVASPPPPPVHSPPPPVYSPPPPVHSPPPPVHSPPPPVHSPPPPVHSPPPPVRSPPPPPPPVRSPPPPVRSPPPPVHSPPPPVHSPPPPVHSPPPPVFSPPPPVHSPPPPVSSPPPPVFSPPPPAAQSPPPPSHDDIILPPIFGSQYSSPPPPMFPGY; the protein is encoded by the coding sequence ATGGGTACCCGTGTCAACATGACGGCCTCGGGCTGCTTCCTCCTgctctccctcctcctcgccTCCCTCTCGACCCTCTCCCACGCCCTCTCCGACGCCGAGGCGTCCTATATCGCGCGTCGTCAGCTCCTGTCGCTCAAGGAGAACGATGATCTCCCTGAGGACTTTGAATACGAGGTTGATATCAAGGTGACTTTTGCGAATCAGAGGCTCCGGAGGGCCTACATTGCCCTCCAGGCTTGGAAGAAGGCCATGTACTCGGACCCTTTCAACACGACCGGTAACTGGGTCGGCCCTCACGTGTGCGCCTACAACGGAGTGTTTTGCGCCCCGGCGCTCGATGACCCTAACCTGAGCGTCGTCGCCGGCGTGGATCTGAACCATGCCGACATTGCCGGGTACCTCCCCGCGGAGTTGGGCTTGTTGACAGACACTGCACTCTTCCACCTTAACTCGAACCGCTTCTGCGGGATCATCCCGAAGAGCCTCTCCAAGCTCCAATTGATGCACGAGTTCGACGTGAGCAGCAACCGCTTCGTCGGTCCGTTCCCGGAGGTGGTTCTCTCGTGGCCCGGTGTCAAGTATCTCGATCTCAGGTTCAACGATTTCGAGGGGAAGTTGCCACCGCAGCTTTTCTTGAAGGACTTGGATGCGGTGTTCTTGAACAACAACAGATTCACAGCGGGCATCCCGGACACGATTGGCCAATCCACGGCATCAGCCTTGACATTTGCCCACAACAAGTTCACCGGTTGCATCCCTCGTACCATCGGCAACATGAGCAACTTGAACGAGATCGTCTTCTTGAAGAACGATTTAGGTGGTTGCTTCCCCGAAGAGATCGGGTTGCTCGACAATTTGACGCTCTTCGACGCCAGCCACAATTCATTCGTGGGTGACTTGCCCAAGAGCTTTTCGAGCTTGGACGGCGTTCAGGTGTTGGACGTTTCCCACAATAAGCTGACAGGCTTGGTGTCCGAGAAGATTTGCAAGTTGCCAACTCTCCTGAACTTCACATTCTCGTACAACTACTTCACCAAGGAGGATGAGGCCTGTGTTCCTTCTTCTCACGAGGAGACGGCCTTGGACGACGGCGGCAATTGTTTGCCCAACAGGCCGAGACAGAAGTTGACGAAGACGTGCTTCCCGGTGGTGAGCAAGCCCGTCGATTGCAGCAAGAACAAGTGCagaggcggaggcggcggcggcagcggtggtggcggcgacggCAGCGGAGCCCCGTCCCCGACATCGCAGTCCCCGATCATTAGAACACGTCCCTCGGCCCCCCCGAAGCCTCGTGTCCCCTCTCCACCCAAAACCAAGGCTCCATCACCTCCTAAACAAGCACCAACAACACCTGAGCCCCAGGTTCCTGCACCTTCAACGCCGAAATCACAAGCCCCCACACCTTCATCATCACCGAATCCGAAGTCACCTTCGACCTCTTTTGCTTCTCCACCCCAGGCTTCCATTCCTAGCGAACCCGATGAACCTCCGGCTTCCGCTCCATCGCCTACAGATAAAGGAGGATTCCCTCGCGCTAGGCCACCGAAAGCGGCTCCGCAACCAGCGCCATCAGCAAAACCATCACCTGAGCCATCTCCTGAATCGGAGCAATCACCCAAGCCATCTCCTGAACCAGGTCATGGATCTTCTCCCAGGTCTGGAGGCCGTGTACAttctccacctccacctccacctccaccagcCCAGTCACCTCCCCCTCCGCCAGTCCAATCtccacccccaccaccaccggtctactctccaccaccacccccaccaGTGTACtctccaccacctccaccagTCCACTCTCCACCACCTCCATCACCGTCTCCATCGCCACCTCCTCCACCGGTGCACTCCCCACCACCACCCGTCCactctcctcctccgccaccagTTGCCTCCCCCCCACCACCGCCCGTCCACTCTCCTCCGCCCCCTGTCtactcaccaccgccaccagtTCACTCCCCACCACCCCCCGTCCACTCCCCTCCACCCCCAGTCCATTCCCCACCACCGCCTGTACATTCTCCTCCCCCACCGGTTCgttccccaccaccaccaccaccccccgtCCGCTCTCCTCCCCCACCCGTCCGCTCTCCTCCCCCACCAGTCCACTCCCCACCGCCACCAGTCCACTCTCCTCCACCACCAGTCCATTCCCCGCCGCCACCTGTGTTCTCTCCCCCGCCACCGGTGCACTCCCCGCCTCCTCCGGTCAGCTCGCCACCGCCTCCGGTCTTCTCTCCACCTCCTCCGGCAGCCCAATCTCCCCCACCACCGAGCCACGACGACATCATCCTGCCACCAATATTTGGATCTCAATACTCCTCCCCACCTCCTCCAATGTTCCCAGGATACTAA
- the LOC115735797 gene encoding CCG-binding protein 1, translating into MKSVLIRSGWSPLLVEAGDLCGSRSSSARFAPAVCCSSRGNAYIPKLEPFSRSKFERGLKEPPLIQKCENELADYCSTLEGDKSYSCWRAYFELKDLEKESPKEEVERLIIQAGGLKSLIGCLHGIAEIHKAKKNRVALAKPLNSEERMEKHCPIPDGLPKSLEELEAEEMGRMPDSPYTRLLRSKGRFPAWYSPAPDHGAD; encoded by the exons ATGAAGTCAGTTTTGATCCGTTCTGGCTGGTCTCCTTTGCTCGTGGAAGCGGGAGATCTCTGCGGCTCGAGATCGTCGAGCGCGAGGTTCGCTCCGGCGGTGTGTTGCTCCTCCAGGGGCAACGCGTACATACCGAAGCTCGAGCCTTTTAGCAGGTCCAAGTTCGAACGTGGTCTCAAAGAGCCCCCCTTAATCCAAAAGTGCGAAAACGAACTTGCTG ATTACTGTTCGACGCTCGAAGGAGACAAGTCGTACAGCTGTTGGAGAGCTTATTTTGAACTGAAGGACCTCGAA AAGGAGTCGCCTAAAGAAGAAGTTGAGAGGCTAATCATTCAAGCAGGGGGGTTGAAATCCTTAATCGGGTGCCTCCACGGTATAGCAGAAATCCATAAGGCTAAGAAGAATAGAGTTGCTTTGGCGAAGCCATTGAACTCTGAGGAACGAATGGAGAAGCACTGTCCCATACCGGACGGCTTACCGAAGTCGCTGGAGGAATTAGAGGCTGAAGAGATGGGGAGAATGCCTGATTCGCCCTACACAAGATTGCTCAGAAGCAAGGGAAGATTTCCCGCTTGGTATTCGCCTGCCCCAGACCACGGAGCCGATTAG